The Mesorhizobium sp. B1-1-8 genome contains a region encoding:
- a CDS encoding BA14K family protein, with product MKPLFSSLGSGLVALGLMAGLTAPSIAGPILQPDLSTATSSAAPTIIPVRDSWAGGNDRQQMFDWRWRRGGDWRGRDFRWRGGDFRARHFSRNWDGGDWNGDWRWRHHRHHRGFDNGEAALLGLGLGLGLGSLAYDNYYDPYYYDPYPRYYHPRRIYRTERLSSAHVRWCYNRYRSYRAWDNTFQPNYGPRRQCISPYA from the coding sequence ATGAAACCGCTCTTTTCTTCCCTCGGCTCCGGGCTGGTGGCCTTGGGCCTTATGGCGGGTCTGACGGCGCCGTCGATCGCCGGTCCGATCCTGCAGCCCGATCTATCGACCGCGACAAGTTCGGCGGCACCCACCATCATCCCGGTGCGCGACAGCTGGGCCGGCGGCAACGACCGGCAGCAGATGTTTGACTGGCGCTGGCGGCGCGGCGGCGACTGGCGCGGCCGCGACTTCAGATGGCGCGGCGGCGACTTCCGCGCCCGCCATTTCTCCCGCAACTGGGATGGCGGCGATTGGAATGGCGACTGGCGCTGGCGGCACCATCGCCATCATCGAGGTTTCGACAATGGTGAAGCCGCCCTTCTTGGCTTGGGCCTCGGCCTTGGCCTGGGCAGCCTGGCCTACGACAATTATTATGACCCCTACTACTATGATCCCTATCCGCGCTACTACCACCCGCGGCGCATTTACCGGACGGAGCGGCTTTCCAGCGCGCATGTCCGGTGGTGCTACAACCGCTATCGGTCCTATCGCGCCTGGGACAACACTTTCCAGCCTAATTACGGCCCCCGTCGGCAGTGCATTTCACCTTATGCCTGA
- a CDS encoding ABC transporter permease, with protein sequence MIWETVRLSLRSIRRNVLRSFLTLLGIVIGVAAVIAMLTIGSGTTEKVKSDISKLGSNLLVVRAGRPAGPGGPGGLDQVVRPLAEKDVAALVAHLSGARAISPASQKQVRVIFGTESLTSGVTGTDSAYLDARDWKLVSGRPFSDSETRSGAGVCLIGETVRQQFFGAGDPEGEIIRVNRTSCKIVGLLEPKGYTGFGQDQDNVVLMPLHAYQRRIAGNRDIDNIYIAADERTPTSELQPRVEDILRDTRRVTPDRDDDFAIRDMTQIADAMASATTTMTGMLGAVAGVSLLVGGIGIMNIMLVSVTERTREIGIRLAIGAHEKHILIQFLVEATVLSLFGGIIGILIGLSLAGLASATLNIPFAPSPAVILLAVGFSALIGMVFGFFPALRGARLDPIDALRHE encoded by the coding sequence ATGATCTGGGAGACGGTTCGCCTTTCGCTGCGCTCCATTCGCCGCAACGTGCTGCGCTCGTTCCTGACCTTGCTCGGCATCGTCATCGGCGTCGCCGCCGTCATTGCCATGCTGACCATCGGCTCAGGCACGACCGAGAAGGTCAAGTCCGACATTTCCAAGCTCGGCAGCAATCTGCTCGTCGTTCGCGCCGGCCGCCCGGCTGGCCCTGGCGGGCCGGGAGGGCTCGACCAGGTGGTGCGGCCGCTGGCCGAAAAGGATGTTGCCGCCCTGGTCGCGCATCTGAGCGGCGCGCGCGCCATTTCGCCCGCCTCGCAAAAGCAGGTGCGCGTCATCTTCGGCACCGAAAGCCTGACGTCGGGCGTCACCGGCACCGACAGCGCCTATCTCGACGCGCGCGACTGGAAGCTGGTCTCGGGCCGGCCGTTCAGCGATTCCGAGACGCGCTCCGGCGCCGGTGTGTGCCTGATCGGCGAGACGGTGCGCCAGCAGTTCTTTGGCGCCGGCGATCCCGAAGGCGAGATCATCCGCGTCAACCGCACCTCCTGCAAGATCGTCGGTCTGCTGGAGCCGAAGGGCTACACCGGCTTCGGCCAGGACCAGGACAATGTCGTGCTGATGCCGCTGCACGCCTATCAGCGCCGCATTGCCGGCAACCGCGACATCGACAACATCTATATCGCCGCCGACGAGCGGACGCCGACCAGCGAATTGCAGCCGCGCGTCGAGGACATTTTGCGCGACACGCGCCGCGTCACGCCCGACCGCGATGACGATTTTGCCATCCGCGACATGACCCAGATCGCCGACGCCATGGCCAGCGCCACCACCACCATGACCGGCATGCTGGGCGCCGTCGCCGGCGTCAGTCTGCTTGTCGGCGGCATCGGCATCATGAACATCATGCTGGTCTCGGTGACCGAGCGCACGCGCGAGATCGGCATCAGGCTGGCGATCGGCGCGCATGAAAAACACATCCTCATCCAGTTCCTGGTCGAGGCGACGGTGCTGTCGCTCTTTGGCGGCATCATCGGCATCCTGATCGGACTTTCGCTGGCCGGCCTCGCCTCGGCGACGCTGAACATCCCGTTCGCGCCCAGTCCGGCGGTCATCCTGCTCGCCGTCGGCTTCTCGGCGCTGATCGGCATGGTGTTCGGCTTCTTCCCGGCGCTGCGCGGCGCCAGGCTCGACCCGATCGATGCGCTCCGCCACGAGTGA
- a CDS encoding ABC transporter ATP-binding protein → MSAPLLITFDKVWKSYGEGEAQVHALAGVDLAIRRGEFVAIMGPSGSGKSTAMNIIGCLDTPTAGTYSFMGIDAGRLDRNRRAVLRNLYVGFVFQGYNLLPRTTAAENVELPLIYRGVSARERRDLAMQALAEVGLVGREHHTPAELSGGQQQRVAIARAIVTRPTLLVADEPTGNLDTARTHEIMELLTRLNAELGLTIVMVTHEADVAGYAERTVRFLDGHVASDTAKLELAQ, encoded by the coding sequence TTGTCCGCTCCCCTGCTCATCACCTTCGACAAGGTCTGGAAGAGCTATGGCGAGGGCGAGGCGCAGGTGCATGCGCTCGCCGGCGTCGACCTCGCCATACGCCGCGGTGAGTTCGTCGCCATCATGGGGCCGTCCGGCTCGGGCAAGTCGACGGCCATGAACATCATCGGCTGCCTGGACACGCCGACCGCCGGAACCTACAGTTTCATGGGCATCGATGCCGGCCGGCTCGACCGCAACCGCCGCGCCGTGCTGCGCAACCTCTATGTCGGCTTCGTCTTCCAGGGCTACAATCTGTTGCCGCGCACCACGGCGGCCGAAAATGTCGAGCTGCCGCTGATCTACCGCGGCGTTTCGGCCCGTGAGCGCCGCGATCTCGCCATGCAGGCGCTGGCTGAGGTCGGCCTGGTCGGGCGCGAGCACCACACGCCAGCCGAACTCTCCGGCGGCCAGCAGCAGCGCGTGGCGATCGCGCGCGCCATCGTCACCCGGCCGACGCTGCTCGTCGCCGACGAGCCGACCGGCAATCTCGATACGGCGCGCACGCACGAGATCATGGAATTGCTGACCAGGCTCAATGCCGAGCTCGGCCTCACCATCGTCATGGTCACGCACGAGGCCGACGTCGCCGGATATGCCGAGCGCACCGTGCGCTTCCTCGACGGCCATGTTGCTTCCGACACCGCGAAGCTGGAACTCGCCCAATGA
- a CDS encoding TetR/AcrR family transcriptional regulator — protein sequence MLNSAPDIDNSEGLTERQQAVLDAALRLLVEEGDNLTMTAVARRASCSKETLYKWFGDRDGLLTATVQWQASKVRVAPVDRDRLDLASLTASLERFASDWLRVISSDTSIALNRVAVGHAGSGKDDLGAIVLQNGRFALARRLKPVLEAGREAGLLDFEEAETAFRTFFGLVGRDVQIRLLLGDRLQLTEAAIGGDAARATQQFLALYGSKTREANNRPQGL from the coding sequence TTGTTGAACAGCGCGCCGGACATTGACAACAGCGAAGGGCTCACCGAACGGCAGCAAGCCGTTCTGGATGCGGCGCTTCGCCTGCTGGTCGAGGAGGGCGACAATCTGACCATGACCGCGGTGGCGCGGCGGGCAAGCTGTTCCAAGGAAACGCTCTACAAATGGTTCGGCGACCGCGACGGGCTACTGACTGCGACGGTCCAATGGCAGGCCTCCAAGGTGCGCGTGGCGCCAGTCGACCGCGACAGGCTCGACCTTGCTTCGCTGACGGCAAGCCTGGAGCGTTTTGCCTCCGACTGGCTGAGGGTGATCTCCAGCGACACGTCGATCGCGCTGAACCGGGTGGCGGTCGGTCATGCCGGTTCCGGCAAAGATGATCTTGGCGCTATCGTGCTGCAGAACGGGCGCTTCGCGCTCGCCAGGCGCCTGAAGCCGGTGCTCGAAGCGGGACGCGAGGCCGGGCTGCTCGACTTCGAGGAAGCCGAGACGGCGTTCAGGACCTTTTTCGGACTGGTCGGCCGCGACGTGCAGATCCGGCTTCTGCTCGGCGACCGGCTGCAATTGACTGAGGCGGCAATCGGCGGCGACGCCGCCCGCGCGACGCAGCAGTTTCTCGCTCTCTACGGGTCGAAGACCCGGGAGGCAAACAACCGGCCGCAAGGCCTCTGA
- a CDS encoding efflux RND transporter periplasmic adaptor subunit: protein MDQLVKPPKAETDSSIEAALGLDRKGVSRKRRRNWFYALLALTVVAAGIGGYQRYAASPARVEYTTTPATIADLTVAVSATGTLQPLTQVDISSELSGIVRSVAADENQQVKKGDVLARLDTAKLEVQIERATASAKAAAAAVENAKVTLQENENAVVRASALTKRGMATDQSLEAATATRDRSKAALDSAEANLSIAEADLKAQQTDLAKSTIYAPIDGIVLTRSVDPGQTVASSLQAPVLFIIAADLRNMELQAAVDEADIGAVKPGQHARFTVDAFPDRPFDAEIRDISYASVTTDGVVTYKARLEVDNGELLLRPGMTATVSVVTKQAKGVLTVPSTAFRYRPAAPVARAWSLSDLFSGRMGRPNRQREATKAPTDGSRTLYVLENGRPHPVNVKIGSTDGELTEITSGLEEGVEVITASQQRS, encoded by the coding sequence GTGGACCAGCTTGTCAAGCCGCCAAAGGCGGAAACCGATTCCTCCATCGAGGCGGCACTGGGGCTCGACCGCAAGGGTGTGAGCCGCAAACGCCGCCGCAACTGGTTCTACGCGCTGCTGGCGCTCACTGTCGTTGCGGCCGGCATTGGCGGCTATCAACGGTATGCCGCGTCTCCGGCCAGGGTCGAATACACCACGACGCCCGCTACGATCGCCGATCTCACCGTCGCGGTGTCGGCGACCGGCACGCTGCAGCCGCTGACGCAGGTCGATATTTCCAGCGAATTGTCCGGCATCGTCCGCTCGGTCGCGGCCGACGAGAACCAGCAGGTGAAGAAGGGTGACGTGCTCGCGAGGCTCGATACCGCCAAGCTGGAGGTCCAGATCGAGCGGGCCACCGCCTCCGCCAAGGCGGCGGCCGCGGCCGTCGAGAACGCCAAGGTGACCCTGCAGGAGAACGAGAACGCGGTTGTTCGCGCAAGCGCGCTGACCAAGCGCGGCATGGCGACAGACCAGTCTCTCGAAGCGGCGACGGCGACGCGCGATCGCTCCAAGGCAGCGCTCGACAGCGCCGAAGCCAATCTCTCTATCGCCGAGGCCGACCTCAAGGCGCAACAGACGGATCTGGCGAAAAGCACCATCTATGCGCCGATCGACGGCATCGTGCTGACGCGTTCGGTCGATCCCGGCCAGACCGTTGCCTCCTCGCTGCAGGCGCCGGTGCTGTTCATCATCGCCGCCGACCTGAGAAATATGGAGTTGCAGGCGGCGGTCGATGAAGCCGATATCGGCGCGGTGAAGCCCGGCCAGCATGCCCGTTTTACCGTCGACGCCTTTCCCGACCGTCCCTTCGATGCCGAGATCCGCGACATCTCCTACGCCTCGGTCACCACCGACGGCGTCGTCACCTACAAAGCGCGGCTCGAAGTCGACAATGGCGAGTTGCTCTTGCGGCCCGGCATGACGGCAACGGTCTCGGTGGTCACCAAGCAGGCCAAGGGCGTGCTGACTGTCCCGTCGACCGCTTTCCGCTACCGGCCCGCAGCACCTGTCGCCCGCGCATGGAGCCTGAGCGACCTGTTCAGCGGCCGCATGGGCCGCCCCAACCGGCAGCGCGAGGCGACGAAGGCGCCGACCGACGGCTCGCGCACGCTCTATGTGCTGGAAAACGGACGGCCGCATCCGGTCAACGTCAAGATCGGCTCGACCGACGGCGAATTGACCGAGATCACCTCCGGCCTCGAGGAAGGCGTCGAGGTCATCACCGCTTCGCAGCAGCGGAGCTGA
- a CDS encoding helix-turn-helix transcriptional regulator: MQTLLTRRQVADLLSASTSTIIRLERAGQLPIVRLAGGRGRVRYAAADVQNLIEGSKEQPAKPDRVRVQKREG; this comes from the coding sequence ATGCAGACTTTGTTAACTCGTCGGCAAGTCGCCGATCTTCTTTCCGCATCAACATCGACCATCATCAGACTTGAACGGGCTGGACAGCTGCCAATCGTGCGACTGGCTGGCGGGCGAGGTCGCGTCAGATATGCCGCAGCCGATGTTCAAAATTTGATCGAAGGCTCGAAAGAGCAACCGGCCAAGCCGGATCGCGTCCGCGTCCAGAAGCGGGAGGGCTGA
- the ilvC gene encoding ketol-acid reductoisomerase, producing MRVYYDRDADLNLIKGKKVAIIGYGSQGRAHALNLKDSGVKDIAIGLKAGSATAKKVEADGLKVMSVADAAKWADLMMMATPDELQADIYKNEIAPNIRDGAAIAFAHGLNVHFGLIEPKASVDVVMIAPKGPGHTVRGEYQKGGGVPCLVAVNQDASGNALDLALSYACGVGGGRSGIIETNFREECETDLFGEQVVLCGGLVELIRAGFETLVEAGYAPEMAYFECLHEVKLIVDLIYEGGIANMNYSISNTAEWGEYVSGPRIITAETKAEMKRILKDIQTGKFTSEWMQEYRAGLSRFKGIRRGNDSHQIEEVGAKLRAMMPWIAKNKLVDKAKN from the coding sequence ATGCGTGTCTATTACGATCGCGATGCCGATCTCAATCTGATCAAAGGCAAGAAGGTCGCCATCATCGGCTATGGCAGCCAGGGCCGGGCGCATGCGCTCAACCTGAAAGATTCCGGCGTCAAGGACATCGCCATCGGCCTCAAGGCCGGCTCGGCGACCGCCAAGAAGGTCGAGGCCGACGGACTCAAGGTGATGAGCGTGGCGGATGCCGCCAAATGGGCCGACCTGATGATGATGGCGACGCCGGACGAGCTGCAGGCCGACATCTACAAAAACGAGATCGCGCCGAACATCCGCGACGGCGCCGCGATCGCCTTCGCGCACGGCCTCAACGTGCATTTCGGCCTGATCGAGCCGAAGGCTTCGGTCGACGTCGTCATGATCGCGCCGAAGGGTCCCGGCCACACGGTGCGCGGCGAATACCAGAAGGGCGGCGGCGTGCCGTGCCTGGTCGCCGTCAACCAGGACGCTTCGGGCAACGCGCTCGACCTTGCGCTCTCCTATGCCTGCGGCGTCGGCGGCGGCCGCTCGGGCATCATCGAGACCAACTTCCGCGAGGAATGCGAGACGGACCTGTTCGGCGAGCAGGTGGTGCTGTGCGGCGGTCTCGTCGAGCTGATCCGCGCCGGTTTCGAGACGCTGGTGGAAGCCGGCTACGCGCCGGAGATGGCCTATTTCGAGTGCCTGCACGAGGTCAAGCTGATCGTCGACCTGATCTATGAAGGCGGCATCGCCAACATGAACTACTCGATCTCGAACACCGCCGAATGGGGCGAATATGTCTCGGGTCCGCGCATCATCACCGCCGAGACCAAGGCCGAGATGAAGCGCATCCTGAAGGACATCCAGACCGGTAAATTCACCTCCGAATGGATGCAGGAATACCGCGCCGGCCTGTCGCGCTTCAAGGGCATCCGGCGCGGCAACGACAGCCACCAGATCGAGGAAGTCGGTGCCAAGCTGCGCGCGATGATGCCGTGGATCGCCAAGAACAAGCTGGTCGACAAGGCCAAGAACTAA
- a CDS encoding endonuclease/exonuclease/phosphatase family protein codes for MPLRLATFNVENLMNRFDFSGYRNQLNEDRTLALFDIQSEAEYRMLEQARAIAQSDDTRQLTALAIAATRADIICMQEVDNIEALKAFEYGYLFKMVGQGYRQKYTTAGNDSRGIDVAVMMRSETAQGQPIEFVRMTSHAYVTFEQFGLFTPELAALGHLANERVFRRDCLEIDVRVGGVPLTLYLVHLKSMGSPRNGLDGREATMPLRVAEAQAVRRIIEERFGKDHAADKRWAICGDMNDYRQRVKIEGDSLDGYRFEVIDERQSCINVFTAGGFCENVVERRPEMDRWSFYHTRGPQERHLCQLDYILLSKAFAAKNATAVPDIIRNGQPWRTIFPPGQEVERFPRAGWDRPKASDHCPVAITLDMA; via the coding sequence ATGCCGCTTCGCCTAGCCACCTTCAACGTCGAGAACCTGATGAACAGGTTCGATTTCTCCGGATATCGCAACCAGCTCAACGAGGATCGCACGCTGGCGCTGTTCGATATCCAGAGCGAGGCCGAATATCGCATGCTGGAGCAGGCAAGGGCGATCGCGCAGTCGGACGATACGCGCCAACTGACCGCGCTTGCCATCGCCGCCACCCGCGCGGACATCATCTGCATGCAGGAGGTCGACAATATCGAGGCGCTGAAGGCGTTCGAATATGGCTATCTGTTCAAGATGGTCGGGCAGGGCTACCGCCAGAAATACACCACGGCCGGCAACGACTCGCGCGGCATCGACGTCGCCGTGATGATGCGCAGCGAGACCGCGCAGGGCCAGCCGATCGAGTTCGTGCGCATGACCAGTCATGCCTATGTCACCTTCGAGCAGTTCGGCCTGTTCACGCCGGAGCTTGCCGCGCTCGGGCATTTGGCCAACGAACGCGTTTTCCGGCGCGACTGCCTCGAGATCGACGTCAGGGTGGGCGGCGTGCCGCTGACGCTTTATCTCGTGCATCTGAAATCGATGGGCTCGCCCCGCAACGGGCTCGACGGCCGCGAGGCGACGATGCCGCTGCGCGTTGCCGAGGCTCAAGCCGTGCGCCGCATCATCGAGGAGCGCTTCGGCAAGGATCATGCCGCCGACAAGCGCTGGGCGATCTGCGGCGACATGAACGATTACAGGCAGCGCGTGAAGATCGAAGGCGACAGCCTCGACGGCTACCGCTTCGAGGTGATCGACGAGCGCCAATCCTGCATCAACGTGTTCACCGCCGGCGGCTTTTGCGAGAACGTCGTCGAGCGGCGGCCGGAGATGGACCGCTGGAGTTTTTATCACACGCGCGGCCCGCAAGAGCGGCATCTGTGCCAGCTCGACTATATCCTGCTGTCGAAGGCGTTTGCCGCGAAGAACGCGACGGCGGTTCCGGACATCATCCGCAACGGCCAGCCGTGGCGCACCATCTTTCCGCCCGGCCAGGAAGTCGAGCGCTTCCCACGTGCCGGCTGGGATCGGCCGAAGGCGTCCGACCACTGCCCGGTGGCGATCACCCTGGACATGGCATAA
- a CDS encoding DUF1772 domain-containing protein, which yields MLIGLLALTVAAAFTGAAIYVSVAEQPARLRLDDKALLQEWQPSYKRGAAMQASIALLACILGLIAWWRTGFSAYLAGAVLVILPWPWTLLVMMPTNRQLEAMDVAVANPQARPLIIKWGGMHLVRTTLGALATIAFLWALYVA from the coding sequence ATGCTGATCGGGTTGCTGGCCTTGACCGTTGCCGCCGCCTTCACCGGCGCCGCAATCTATGTCAGCGTCGCCGAGCAACCGGCGCGGCTGCGGCTGGATGACAAGGCGCTGCTGCAGGAATGGCAGCCTTCCTACAAACGCGGCGCCGCCATGCAGGCCTCGATCGCCTTGCTTGCCTGCATTCTCGGCCTGATCGCCTGGTGGCGGACCGGTTTTTCAGCCTATCTGGCCGGAGCGGTGCTCGTCATCCTGCCCTGGCCATGGACGCTGCTGGTGATGATGCCGACGAACCGGCAGCTTGAGGCTATGGATGTGGCGGTTGCAAATCCGCAGGCGCGGCCGTTGATCATCAAATGGGGCGGGATGCATCTCGTCCGCACCACATTGGGCGCGCTGGCGACGATAGCCTTTCTCTGGGCGTTGTATGTTGCCTAG
- a CDS encoding PhzF family phenazine biosynthesis protein, which yields MRNYLLYDVFTTERLAGNPLAVVLDSDGLDSAAMQAVAREFNLSETVFVLPPDNPKHRNRIRIFTPDYEMPFAGHPTVGAAIALAELAGEATGIFVLEENIGPVRCAVSKHDGSTFAEFDLAKLPERLDLKADPEAIGAALGLTSHEIGFENHRVSFWSAGVPYVTIPVAGLEEAARIRLDNQAWSELAPRKSEWAFASPYVYCRETQQHDSAFHVRMIVPGTPSYEDPATGSAAAAFAGAIMHFDGPTDGISQLWIEQGLEMGRPSRIRLELNVDGGKLASARIGGHAVKVAEGKLFV from the coding sequence ATGCGCAATTACTTGCTTTACGATGTGTTTACGACCGAACGGCTGGCCGGAAACCCGCTCGCCGTGGTGCTCGACAGCGACGGGCTCGACAGCGCCGCCATGCAGGCGGTAGCGCGCGAATTCAACCTGTCGGAGACGGTTTTCGTGCTGCCGCCCGACAATCCCAAGCACCGCAACCGTATCCGCATCTTCACGCCCGACTATGAAATGCCGTTCGCCGGCCATCCGACGGTCGGCGCGGCGATCGCGCTTGCCGAACTGGCCGGCGAGGCGACCGGCATCTTCGTGCTGGAGGAGAATATCGGCCCCGTGCGCTGCGCGGTGAGCAAGCACGACGGCTCAACCTTTGCCGAATTCGACCTGGCAAAGCTGCCGGAGCGGTTGGACCTGAAGGCCGATCCCGAAGCCATTGGCGCCGCACTTGGCCTGACGTCGCACGAGATCGGCTTCGAGAACCACCGCGTCTCCTTCTGGTCGGCCGGCGTGCCCTATGTCACCATTCCGGTCGCCGGCCTCGAAGAGGCGGCGCGGATCAGGCTGGACAACCAGGCCTGGTCGGAACTCGCGCCGCGCAAGAGCGAATGGGCCTTCGCCAGCCCCTATGTCTATTGCCGCGAGACGCAGCAGCACGACAGTGCCTTCCATGTGCGCATGATCGTGCCGGGCACGCCTTCCTATGAGGACCCCGCGACAGGTTCGGCGGCTGCCGCATTCGCCGGTGCCATCATGCATTTCGACGGCCCGACCGACGGCATTTCGCAGCTCTGGATCGAGCAGGGGCTGGAGATGGGCCGGCCATCGCGCATCCGCCTGGAGCTCAACGTCGATGGCGGAAAACTCGCCTCCGCACGTATCGGCGGCCATGCGGTCAAGGTGGCTGAAGGCAAGCTTTTCGTTTGA
- a CDS encoding PilZ domain-containing protein, which produces MPEDDNRTKRRQRVLKGAAILTGIANSEVKCTVRNMHPGGAELKVPIEARVPDEFLLYVPTDGIGYKAIVRWRREDRIGVEFTGTEPKPHWHYG; this is translated from the coding sequence ATGCCCGAAGATGACAACAGAACCAAGCGCAGGCAGCGCGTGCTGAAGGGTGCGGCGATCCTGACCGGCATTGCCAATTCCGAGGTCAAGTGCACGGTGCGCAACATGCATCCCGGCGGCGCCGAACTGAAGGTGCCGATCGAGGCGCGCGTGCCCGACGAGTTCCTGCTCTATGTGCCGACCGACGGCATCGGCTACAAGGCGATCGTCCGCTGGCGCCGCGAGGACCGCATCGGCGTCGAGTTCACGGGCACCGAGCCGAAGCCGCACTGGCATTACGGCTGA